Proteins from one Ornithobacterium rhinotracheale genomic window:
- the mnmD gene encoding tRNA (5-methylaminomethyl-2-thiouridine)(34)-methyltransferase MnmD, translating into MLKREILTTADGSKTLYIPEWDEHYHSKHGALQEAQHVFIAHGLAQFWEQDCSILEFGFGTGLNALLTLFSPHGKVKYHTLEKYPMMPDEVQALDYPKLFAEFYKQEENAILPIFEKIHAVEWGEYQEITPDFSLKKEQADFKEVELSEEMYNLVYFDAFGKRVQPELWHESIFEKIYKSLKKNGLFTTYACNGDTKRALKAVGFSVEKKPGPPGKREMINAWKD; encoded by the coding sequence ATGCTTAAGCGCGAAATTTTGACCACTGCCGATGGCTCCAAAACGCTCTATATTCCCGAGTGGGACGAGCATTATCATTCCAAGCACGGCGCCTTGCAAGAAGCCCAGCATGTATTTATAGCCCATGGTTTAGCCCAATTTTGGGAGCAGGATTGTAGTATTTTGGAATTTGGTTTTGGAACAGGGCTAAACGCTTTGCTCACATTGTTTTCGCCACATGGAAAAGTGAAATATCACACACTCGAAAAATATCCTATGATGCCCGATGAAGTGCAAGCGCTGGATTATCCCAAACTTTTTGCCGAATTTTATAAGCAAGAAGAAAATGCAATTTTGCCTATTTTTGAGAAAATTCATGCAGTGGAATGGGGCGAATACCAAGAAATTACGCCAGATTTTAGCCTAAAAAAGGAGCAAGCCGATTTTAAAGAGGTGGAGCTATCGGAGGAAATGTATAATTTGGTATATTTTGATGCCTTTGGGAAACGAGTGCAACCAGAATTATGGCACGAATCGATTTTTGAAAAAATATATAAATCACTTAAAAAGAACGGATTATTTACCACCTATGCCTGCAATGGCGATACCAAACGCGCTTTGAAAGCCGTAGGTTTCAGCGTGGAAAAGAAACCTGGACCTCCAGGCAAACGAGAAATGATAAACGCATGGAAAGATTAG
- a CDS encoding IS1380-like element IS612 family transposase gives MAKIQIKSEKLTPFGGIFSIMEKFDSMLSPVIDSTLGQRCSSIFGYQFSEIVRSLMSVYFCGGSCVEDVTSQLMRHLSYHPTLRTCSSDTILRAIKELTQENISYTSDQGKTYDFNTADKLNTLLINALVSTGELKEIEEYDVDFDHQFLETEKYDAKPTYKKFLGYRPGVYVIGDKIVYIENSDGNTNVRFHQADTHKRFFALLESQNIRVNRFRADCGSCSKEIVSEIEKHCKHFYIRANRCSSLYNDIFALRGWKTEEINGIQFELNSILVEKWEGKCYRLVIQRQRRNSGDLDLWEGEYTYRCILTNDYKSSTRDIVEFYNLRGGKERIFDDMNNGFGWSRLPKSFMAENTVFLLLTALIHNFYKTIMSRLDTKAFGLKKTSRIKAFVFRFISVPAKWIMTARQYVLNIYTENRAYAKPFKTEFG, from the coding sequence ATGGCAAAAATACAAATTAAATCTGAGAAACTCACACCTTTTGGAGGAATTTTTTCAATCATGGAGAAATTTGACTCCATGCTTTCACCCGTTATCGACTCAACACTGGGTCAGAGATGCAGCAGTATCTTCGGATATCAGTTCAGCGAGATAGTCCGTTCGCTGATGAGCGTTTATTTCTGTGGCGGCTCATGCGTGGAAGATGTAACGTCACAACTGATGCGCCATCTCTCGTATCATCCTACCCTTCGTACATGCAGCTCTGATACCATCCTCAGAGCCATCAAGGAACTGACACAGGAAAACATCTCCTATACTTCCGACCAAGGCAAGACCTATGATTTCAATACTGCAGACAAACTCAACACATTGCTTATAAACGCTTTGGTTTCTACAGGCGAGTTGAAGGAAATTGAGGAATACGATGTTGACTTTGACCATCAGTTTCTTGAAACGGAGAAGTATGATGCAAAACCGACCTACAAAAAGTTCCTCGGCTACAGGCCTGGCGTATATGTTATCGGTGACAAGATAGTCTATATCGAGAACAGCGATGGCAACACGAATGTGCGTTTTCATCAGGCAGACACCCATAAGAGATTCTTCGCTCTTCTGGAATCCCAGAACATCCGTGTAAATCGCTTCAGGGCAGACTGCGGTTCCTGCTCGAAGGAAATCGTCAGTGAGATAGAGAAGCATTGCAAACATTTCTACATCCGTGCCAACCGATGCAGTTCGCTCTACAATGACATCTTTGCTCTGAGAGGATGGAAGACGGAGGAGATTAACGGCATCCAGTTCGAACTCAATTCCATTCTCGTTGAGAAATGGGAAGGCAAGTGCTATCGTCTTGTCATCCAGAGACAAAGACGCAACAGTGGCGACCTTGACCTATGGGAAGGCGAATACACTTACCGTTGTATTCTGACCAACGATTACAAGTCATCGACAAGGGACATTGTTGAATTCTACAATCTGCGTGGCGGCAAGGAACGTATCTTTGACGACATGAACAACGGATTCGGTTGGAGCAGGCTCCCCAAGTCATTCATGGCGGAGAATACTGTCTTTCTTCTGCTTACTGCATTGATACACAATTTCTACAAGACCATCATGAGCAGGCTTGACACCAAGGCTTTTGGGCTCAAGAAAACGAGTCGCATAAAGGCTTTTGTCTTCAGATTCATCTCCGTACCTGCCAAGTGGATCATGACTGCAAGGCAATACGTGCTGAATATCTACACAGAGAACCGCGCTTATGCAAAACCCTTCAAAACAGAATTCGGATAA
- a CDS encoding helix-turn-helix transcriptional regulator: MDYKKVIENILEVYNLNAAEFAEKIDVQRSSISHILSGRNNPSLDFLLKVKEKFPELRWEYLMLKKLPMYEIENKAIMSKKTENKPILPSLFDDIPYESVQEDEISPNTSVKNEEIQEEKNPTPALPSPKQEPQEQNVVATKKEKQITRVICFYDDGSFESFEPSL; this comes from the coding sequence ATGGACTATAAAAAAGTTATCGAAAATATTTTAGAAGTTTACAATCTTAACGCTGCAGAATTTGCCGAAAAAATTGATGTGCAGCGCTCTTCTATCTCGCATATCCTATCGGGAAGAAATAATCCTAGCCTTGATTTTTTACTAAAAGTGAAAGAAAAATTTCCTGAACTAAGGTGGGAATATCTTATGCTAAAAAAATTACCGATGTATGAAATTGAAAATAAAGCAATTATGAGTAAAAAAACGGAAAATAAGCCGATTTTACCTTCTTTATTTGACGATATTCCGTACGAAAGCGTACAAGAAGACGAAATTTCGCCAAATACAAGCGTTAAAAATGAAGAAATTCAAGAAGAGAAAAATCCTACCCCTGCTCTGCCCTCTCCGAAACAAGAACCTCAAGAGCAAAATGTGGTAGCTACCAAAAAAGAAAAGCAAATCACACGAGTAATTTGCTTTTATGATGATGGCAGCTTCGAAAGCTTCGAACCAAGCCTTTAG
- a CDS encoding GNAT family N-acetyltransferase, translating to MAIEIKEVSNASDLKQFIQFPMQMYKENPYYVPPLISEELAALSHEKNELYQEGKAKSKYFLAYKNGEIVGRIAAMINYQEVKEQGVPRARFGWFDFIDDKEVSQKLLEKAIEFGRAEGLKEIEGPVGLTNLDRAGLLTKGFDKVATMVTLYNHPYYEEHLLAHGFETAKEWVEYELYMPETLPEKLNKFTDLIQKRYKIKIRELKSKQDLLQIVDPMFELLDKTYGHLSSYVPITKKQIQQYKDKYINFVIPDFVTVIEDESRRMIAFAITMPSYSKALQKANGKLFPFGWYHFWKASKKNDAAAFYLIGIDPEYQGKGVTAIIFSEMYKTFKKYGISYLETNPELAENKSIQTLWKDYDPVNHKRRKSYRKDI from the coding sequence ATGGCAATAGAAATAAAAGAAGTAAGCAATGCAAGTGATTTAAAGCAGTTTATACAATTTCCTATGCAAATGTATAAGGAGAATCCCTATTATGTTCCGCCTTTGATTAGCGAAGAACTTGCGGCACTAAGTCACGAAAAAAACGAATTGTACCAAGAAGGAAAAGCCAAATCTAAGTATTTTTTGGCGTACAAAAACGGCGAAATCGTGGGGCGTATTGCTGCAATGATTAATTACCAAGAGGTTAAAGAACAGGGCGTTCCGAGAGCAAGATTCGGTTGGTTCGATTTCATTGACGATAAAGAAGTGAGCCAAAAATTGCTTGAAAAAGCCATAGAATTTGGTAGAGCAGAGGGCTTGAAAGAAATCGAAGGTCCCGTAGGGCTTACCAATCTCGATCGTGCAGGATTGCTCACCAAAGGGTTTGACAAAGTGGCGACTATGGTGACGCTGTACAATCATCCCTATTATGAGGAGCATTTGCTAGCGCACGGCTTTGAAACAGCCAAAGAATGGGTAGAATACGAGCTCTATATGCCAGAAACTTTGCCAGAAAAATTAAATAAATTCACGGATTTAATCCAAAAACGATACAAAATCAAAATCAGAGAGTTAAAATCTAAACAAGATTTATTGCAAATCGTAGACCCAATGTTTGAGTTGCTTGATAAAACTTATGGGCATCTAAGTAGCTATGTGCCAATTACTAAAAAGCAAATTCAGCAGTACAAGGATAAATACATCAATTTCGTAATTCCAGATTTTGTAACCGTGATAGAAGACGAATCAAGGAGAATGATTGCTTTTGCAATCACAATGCCTTCGTATTCAAAAGCATTGCAGAAAGCCAACGGAAAATTGTTCCCATTTGGCTGGTACCATTTCTGGAAAGCCAGCAAGAAAAATGATGCAGCCGCCTTCTATTTAATCGGGATAGACCCAGAATATCAAGGCAAAGGCGTAACCGCAATTATTTTCTCTGAAATGTACAAAACTTTCAAAAAATATGGAATTTCATATCTAGAAACCAATCCAGAATTAGCAGAAAATAAAAGCATACAAACTTTATGGAAAGATTATGACCCTGTGAACCACAAGCGTCGCAAAAGTTACCGAAAAGACATCTAA
- a CDS encoding branched-chain amino acid aminotransferase, with product MKIQKIEKSRLTPEVFESKVFGKTFADHMLICQYKDGKWGEPEIREFGNLSFSPATHAFHYGQACFEGMKAFKGENGEVYLFRPEKNFERINKSAERLGMVSIPEEVFMDGLKALIDVDRNWVPETYGTSLYIRPVLFSTEDVISARGSHEFLFAIICSYAPNYYNKPLRVKVADHYSRAANGGVGFAKAAGNYGASFYPTTLANEEGFDQIIWTDAATHQYFEEAGTMNIFVRIGDTLLTAPTSERILNGVTRDSLITLAKENGWKVEVRPVSVKEVYEAHKNGELKEVFGCGTAVVLNNFEAIGYPDEVLELPKLEDIDAWGPILKQQMNEIQYGKAEDPFGWRVLVEKKY from the coding sequence ATGAAGATTCAAAAGATTGAAAAATCCCGACTAACGCCCGAAGTTTTTGAAAGTAAAGTTTTCGGAAAAACTTTTGCAGACCATATGCTCATCTGCCAATACAAAGATGGCAAATGGGGCGAGCCTGAAATTCGTGAGTTTGGCAATTTAAGCTTTTCTCCTGCTACGCACGCCTTCCACTATGGGCAGGCCTGCTTTGAGGGAATGAAGGCTTTCAAAGGCGAAAATGGTGAGGTGTACCTCTTCCGTCCTGAGAAAAACTTTGAACGCATCAACAAATCGGCTGAGCGTCTAGGCATGGTTTCTATTCCAGAAGAAGTGTTTATGGATGGCTTAAAAGCCCTTATCGATGTAGATAGAAACTGGGTGCCAGAAACTTATGGAACCTCCCTCTACATTCGTCCTGTGCTTTTCTCTACCGAAGATGTAATTTCTGCGCGTGGCTCTCACGAGTTCCTCTTTGCCATTATTTGCTCTTATGCTCCAAACTACTACAACAAGCCTCTGCGCGTGAAAGTGGCAGACCACTACTCGCGTGCCGCTAATGGTGGTGTGGGCTTTGCCAAGGCTGCTGGTAACTACGGTGCTTCCTTCTACCCCACTACCCTTGCCAATGAGGAGGGGTTCGACCAAATCATCTGGACCGATGCCGCCACTCACCAGTATTTTGAAGAAGCTGGAACCATGAACATTTTTGTGCGCATTGGCGATACTTTGCTCACCGCCCCCACTAGCGAGCGCATACTCAATGGCGTAACCCGCGATAGCTTAATTACTTTGGCTAAAGAAAACGGCTGGAAGGTGGAAGTGCGTCCGGTTTCTGTAAAAGAAGTTTACGAAGCTCACAAAAATGGCGAATTAAAAGAAGTATTTGGCTGTGGCACCGCTGTAGTGCTTAACAATTTTGAGGCCATAGGATACCCTGATGAAGTGCTTGAATTGCCTAAATTAGAGGACATTGATGCTTGGGGCCCAATCCTTAAACAGCAAATGAACGAAATCCAATATGGAAAGGCGGAAGACCCATTTGGCTGGCGTGTGCTCGTTGAGAAAAAATATTAA
- a CDS encoding NUDIX domain-containing protein yields the protein MERLDAFTIRVYGILIHNNQLMRLKEPFWGEVLYKMPGGGLEFGEGTLQCLARELKEELNLTLDQAELFYVQEDFIRSKFKTNEQLFTVYYKISCKDLADLQIIDKNIEEVNWIDLDQLSPEDMSLPVDKIVVGKLKSLIKEL from the coding sequence ATGGAAAGATTAGACGCATTCACGATTAGAGTTTACGGAATTTTGATTCATAACAACCAATTAATGAGGCTGAAAGAGCCTTTTTGGGGAGAGGTTTTATACAAAATGCCAGGCGGTGGTTTGGAGTTTGGCGAAGGGACTTTGCAGTGCCTAGCACGCGAACTGAAAGAAGAGCTGAATTTAACGCTCGATCAAGCAGAACTTTTTTATGTGCAAGAGGATTTCATTCGTTCAAAATTTAAAACCAATGAGCAGCTTTTTACGGTGTATTATAAAATTTCTTGCAAAGATTTAGCTGATTTACAAATCATTGATAAAAACATTGAGGAGGTAAATTGGATAGATTTAGACCAATTGTCGCCAGAAGATATGAGCCTTCCTGTGGATAAAATTGTGGTGGGTAAACTTAAAAGCCTTATCAAAGAACTTTGA
- a CDS encoding M14 family zinc carboxypeptidase: MNLESLFNQYNVWKEGGLNHRYFPPQLVEDLLQSNAYQSEIIGQSFQGRSIHKLTLGIGERKVLLWSQMHGNESSATRAMFDIFKLLTNPDFKEFSDELLQKIQIEFIPQLNPDGAYAYTRRNAMGIDVNRDFLQTASPEMQVLQTQVKSKVYKCLFNLHDQRTIFNVYNSQQPATLSLLAPVSDKKGTITDSRKQSMHYVSEIYKSLQMYQLNIARFSDEFYPKATGDNFQKWGIPIILFESGHFPNDYQRNETRKITAFGILAGLYNIAFNDEIAEDALEVYHAIPQNDNKAIDIIYRSVVLTDGQREFVTDIGVQYEEVLNREKQAIDFVPKIYEIGDLSDRIAHETKLAENCVFHKNPNRVPKIGEIIDL; encoded by the coding sequence ATGAATTTAGAATCGCTATTTAATCAATATAATGTTTGGAAGGAAGGTGGGCTCAATCATCGCTATTTTCCACCACAGCTTGTCGAAGATTTATTACAAAGTAATGCATATCAATCTGAAATCATTGGTCAATCGTTTCAAGGTAGATCAATTCATAAGTTAACTTTGGGTATAGGTGAGCGCAAAGTGTTGCTATGGAGCCAAATGCACGGCAATGAGAGCAGTGCAACGCGTGCGATGTTTGATATCTTTAAACTGCTTACAAATCCTGATTTTAAAGAATTTTCAGATGAATTGTTGCAGAAAATTCAAATTGAATTTATTCCCCAGTTGAATCCCGATGGAGCATATGCTTATACCCGCAGGAATGCCATGGGGATAGATGTAAACAGAGACTTTTTGCAGACAGCAAGCCCTGAGATGCAAGTGCTACAAACACAAGTAAAATCAAAAGTTTACAAATGTTTATTTAATTTACACGACCAGAGAACGATATTCAATGTTTACAATTCACAACAGCCTGCTACGCTATCCCTTTTAGCACCTGTGTCTGATAAGAAAGGAACGATTACAGATTCTCGTAAACAATCGATGCACTATGTAAGTGAAATTTACAAAAGTTTACAAATGTATCAATTGAATATTGCTCGATTTAGTGATGAATTTTACCCCAAAGCGACGGGAGATAATTTTCAAAAATGGGGAATTCCAATTATTTTGTTTGAGTCGGGACATTTTCCAAATGACTACCAACGAAACGAAACGAGAAAAATTACAGCTTTCGGAATTTTGGCAGGATTGTATAATATTGCATTCAATGATGAAATTGCAGAAGATGCTTTAGAAGTTTATCATGCAATTCCGCAAAATGACAACAAAGCGATAGACATCATTTATCGTTCGGTTGTGCTGACTGATGGCCAAAGAGAATTTGTAACAGATATAGGTGTGCAGTATGAAGAAGTGCTAAATCGTGAAAAGCAGGCCATTGACTTTGTACCTAAAATATATGAAATAGGAGATTTGTCGGATCGCATTGCACACGAAACTAAACTCGCTGAGAATTGCGTGTTTCATAAGAACCCTAATCGAGTGCCCAAAATCGGCGAAATAATCGACTTATAG
- the mfd gene encoding transcription-repair coupling factor, with translation MPYLCPVLKEITIQQWYNEHQSSDLVHSLVQFVEKQVHSNLQIKGLVGSYFSLLTAAVFNQTKKNILLIFNDTEEAAYTLNELESVFGKEKVLYFPASHRRPYEIEQTNNANVVLRTEVLNKLANSTKTQIIVTTAQALTEKVVTKKTLNTKTQKIKVGEKLSVEFLNEVLFSYDFHRTDFVTEPGEFSVRGGIVDIFSYSDDQPYRISFFGDEVESIRKFDLESQLSVEKVQHFTVIPNMENKALAEKRESFLDFLPKNTLIFAKNLILSQDHIAKNFDLAQENFKNLSGEIQHLSPEDLFNTAEEIENQLKNKFLIEFSHQTLFAPIDVFELHQSPQPTFNKQFELLIETLGQQHKQGYKNYIFCSGEKQIQRFEEIFSDMGKQVHFTPVLGTLHEGYIHHDAKICCFTDHQIFERYHRFNLRNKFSKSESITLKELTALQVGDYVTHIDHGVGKFGGLKRIDVNGKMQESIKLIYQDNDVLYVSIHSLHKISKFNGKDGRPPKINKLGSPAWRNLKNKTKRKVKEVAFDLIKLYAKRKMEKGFSFSPDTYLQNELEASFMYEDTPDQLKATEEVKADMESSRSMDRLVCGDVGFGKTEVAVRAAFKAATDGKQVAILVPTTILAFQHYNTFRERLKDFPVRVEYLNRFRTTKEKNAILKDLEAGKIDIIIGTHQLVNNKIKYKDLGLLIVDEEHKFGVSVKDKLKTLRAHLDTLTLTATPIPRTLQFSLMAARDLSVIKTPPPNRQPVQTQIIGLNEEAIRDAVFYEIQRGGQVFVIYNRIAGLQEMAGMLQRLIPEAKIAVGHGQMEGKKLEKILLDFMDGKYDILVSTTIVESGVDVPNANTMLIVDAQNYGLAELHQMRGRVGRSNRKAFCYLITPPLVTLTQEARKRLQAIEQFSDLGSGFNIAMKDLEIRGAGNLLGAEQSGFMAEMGFDTYQKILNEAIEELKYSDDFKDLFNDENQKQQDFVSDFNLDADTEILIPYEYVNNVEERMLLYQRLAEIETPEQLKAYTEELTDRFGAMPTEVEELLQSVELKWEAKKLGIEKIVLKQHQMLCYFISNPQSPFFESENFRKIPAFIAQNPSRCSLQEKKLKGNDFNTLILNISPISSVSAAKECLLAILGT, from the coding sequence ATGCCGTATCTTTGTCCCGTTTTGAAAGAAATTACAATCCAACAGTGGTACAACGAGCACCAATCCAGTGATTTGGTGCATTCCCTCGTGCAATTTGTAGAAAAACAAGTGCATAGCAATCTGCAAATTAAGGGCTTGGTGGGCTCGTATTTTAGTCTTTTGACGGCGGCGGTTTTTAATCAAACCAAGAAAAATATACTTTTAATCTTTAACGATACCGAGGAAGCTGCCTACACGCTCAACGAGCTGGAAAGCGTATTTGGAAAAGAAAAAGTGTTGTATTTTCCAGCGTCTCATCGGCGTCCCTACGAGATTGAACAGACCAATAATGCCAATGTGGTGCTGCGTACCGAGGTGCTTAATAAATTAGCCAATTCCACCAAAACTCAAATTATCGTAACCACCGCACAGGCACTTACCGAGAAAGTGGTAACCAAAAAAACGCTGAACACCAAAACGCAGAAAATCAAAGTAGGAGAGAAGCTTTCGGTGGAGTTTTTAAACGAAGTTTTGTTTTCGTATGATTTTCACCGCACGGATTTTGTAACCGAGCCTGGGGAATTTTCGGTGCGAGGCGGAATTGTAGATATTTTTTCCTATTCAGATGACCAGCCGTATAGAATTTCGTTTTTTGGTGATGAGGTAGAAAGCATCAGAAAATTCGATTTAGAGAGTCAGCTTTCGGTGGAGAAGGTGCAGCACTTTACCGTGATACCCAATATGGAGAATAAGGCATTGGCAGAGAAAAGAGAATCTTTTTTAGACTTTTTGCCTAAAAACACTTTGATATTTGCCAAAAATCTGATTCTCTCGCAAGATCATATTGCCAAAAACTTTGATTTAGCCCAAGAAAATTTTAAAAATTTATCGGGAGAAATTCAGCATTTATCGCCCGAAGATTTATTTAATACCGCCGAGGAAATTGAAAATCAGTTGAAAAATAAATTTTTAATTGAATTTTCGCACCAAACTCTATTTGCCCCAATCGATGTTTTTGAGTTGCACCAATCGCCGCAACCTACCTTTAATAAGCAATTTGAATTGTTGATAGAAACCCTTGGACAACAACATAAGCAGGGCTATAAAAACTATATTTTTTGTTCGGGAGAAAAGCAAATTCAGCGATTTGAGGAAATCTTTTCAGACATGGGCAAGCAGGTGCACTTTACGCCTGTTTTAGGCACTTTGCACGAGGGCTACATTCATCATGATGCCAAGATTTGTTGCTTTACCGATCACCAAATTTTTGAGCGCTACCATCGATTTAATTTAAGAAATAAATTCTCTAAAAGCGAGAGTATTACGCTTAAAGAACTCACAGCATTGCAAGTGGGCGATTATGTTACGCACATAGACCACGGCGTGGGCAAATTTGGCGGGCTTAAGCGTATCGATGTCAATGGCAAAATGCAGGAAAGCATTAAGCTCATTTACCAAGACAACGATGTGCTGTATGTGAGCATACACTCGCTGCATAAAATTAGCAAATTCAATGGAAAAGATGGCCGCCCCCCTAAAATCAATAAATTAGGTTCGCCCGCATGGCGAAATCTTAAAAACAAAACCAAGCGAAAAGTAAAAGAAGTTGCCTTTGATTTAATTAAACTTTACGCTAAACGAAAAATGGAAAAAGGCTTTAGCTTTTCGCCAGATACTTATTTGCAAAACGAGCTGGAGGCATCTTTTATGTACGAAGACACGCCCGATCAGCTCAAAGCCACCGAGGAGGTGAAAGCCGATATGGAAAGTAGCCGATCAATGGATAGGCTCGTGTGTGGCGATGTGGGATTTGGCAAAACCGAGGTAGCGGTGCGTGCGGCATTCAAGGCGGCAACCGACGGAAAGCAAGTGGCGATTTTGGTGCCTACAACTATTTTGGCTTTTCAACATTATAACACATTTAGAGAGCGTTTAAAAGATTTTCCCGTGCGCGTGGAATATCTCAACCGATTTAGAACCACCAAGGAAAAAAACGCAATTTTAAAGGATTTAGAAGCAGGGAAAATCGATATTATTATCGGCACGCACCAATTGGTGAACAATAAAATTAAATATAAAGATTTGGGTTTGCTCATCGTGGATGAGGAGCATAAATTTGGCGTGTCTGTTAAAGATAAATTAAAGACATTGCGTGCACATCTGGATACGCTTACGCTCACGGCAACACCGATTCCGCGCACTTTGCAATTCTCGCTGATGGCAGCGCGCGATTTAAGTGTGATTAAAACGCCTCCGCCAAACCGCCAACCTGTGCAAACGCAAATCATTGGGCTGAACGAAGAGGCGATTCGTGATGCGGTGTTTTATGAAATTCAGCGGGGTGGACAGGTTTTTGTGATTTATAACCGAATCGCAGGTTTGCAAGAAATGGCGGGCATGCTCCAACGATTAATCCCTGAGGCTAAAATCGCCGTGGGGCACGGACAAATGGAGGGCAAGAAATTAGAGAAAATCTTGCTCGATTTTATGGACGGAAAATACGATATTCTCGTTTCTACCACGATTGTGGAAAGTGGTGTCGATGTGCCAAATGCCAACACCATGCTGATTGTAGATGCGCAAAACTACGGCTTGGCAGAGCTACACCAAATGCGTGGAAGAGTGGGGCGCAGCAACCGAAAGGCCTTTTGCTACCTTATCACCCCACCGCTGGTTACGCTCACCCAAGAGGCACGCAAGAGATTGCAGGCCATTGAGCAATTCAGCGATTTGGGTTCAGGCTTTAATATTGCCATGAAAGATTTAGAAATTCGTGGCGCGGGGAATTTGCTCGGTGCCGAACAAAGCGGATTTATGGCAGAAATGGGATTTGATACCTACCAAAAAATCTTAAACGAAGCCATTGAGGAATTAAAATATTCCGATGATTTCAAAGATTTATTCAACGATGAAAACCAAAAGCAACAAGACTTTGTTTCGGATTTTAATCTTGATGCCGACACCGAGATTTTAATCCCCTATGAATATGTGAACAATGTCGAGGAGCGTATGCTACTGTATCAACGCTTGGCGGAAATAGAAACGCCAGAACAATTAAAAGCCTATACCGAGGAGCTTACCGACCGATTTGGTGCTATGCCTACCGAGGTGGAGGAGTTGCTCCAATCCGTGGAATTGAAGTGGGAGGCTAAAAAACTGGGCATTGAAAAAATTGTTTTAAAACAACACCAAATGCTTTGCTATTTCATCAGCAATCCGCAGTCGCCATTCTTCGAGAGCGAGAATTTTAGAAAAATTCCAGCCTTTATTGCCCAAAATCCGAGCCGTTGTAGCCTGCAAGAAAAAAAGCTCAAAGGCAACGATTTTAATACTTTAATTCTGAACATTTCGCCTATTTCATCGGTGAGCGCCGCCAAAGAATGCCTGCTTGCCATATTAGGCACCTAA
- a CDS encoding DUF6261 family protein, whose product MMEFFQLMSDLKTFLDKENAESLKIQAVKTNFEQKLVALDQALKPLAKSSFTQEIQELDEQRDHYLSGLILHCKAYSLSPTPAQREHAQKLMLEIEKYGKRIQHKPLQEESGIIVNLLGDLATPALDTAIKGIGASFWVDAIKTTNNALVQRYNQRTEERGAISLGKAKQARQQMTEAFTQLVKTLNALALIHGEEAYQNLANNFNERIKKALL is encoded by the coding sequence ATGATGGAATTTTTTCAACTGATGAGTGATTTGAAAACTTTCCTAGACAAAGAGAATGCCGAAAGCCTCAAAATCCAAGCCGTGAAAACGAATTTTGAGCAAAAGTTAGTGGCATTAGACCAAGCCTTAAAACCGCTTGCCAAAAGTAGTTTTACCCAAGAAATTCAGGAGCTCGATGAGCAACGAGACCATTACCTCTCGGGCTTAATCCTGCATTGCAAGGCATACAGCCTTTCGCCCACCCCTGCCCAGCGCGAGCACGCCCAAAAACTTATGCTCGAAATAGAAAAATACGGCAAAAGGATACAGCACAAGCCCCTGCAAGAGGAAAGCGGAATCATTGTGAACCTTTTGGGCGATTTGGCAACGCCTGCGCTCGACACCGCCATCAAGGGCATAGGAGCCAGCTTTTGGGTAGATGCCATTAAAACCACCAACAATGCCCTAGTGCAGCGCTACAACCAACGCACCGAGGAGCGTGGCGCCATATCGCTTGGCAAAGCCAAACAGGCTCGCCAACAGATGACCGAGGCGTTTACCCAGCTAGTAAAAACCCTCAATGCGCTGGCGCTGATTCATGGCGAGGAGGCTTACCAGAATTTGGCAAATAATTTTAATGAACGCATTAAAAAGGCTTTGCTTTAA